One Doryrhamphus excisus isolate RoL2022-K1 chromosome 17, RoL_Dexc_1.0, whole genome shotgun sequence genomic region harbors:
- the LOC131105111 gene encoding NIPA-like protein 2, producing MIKKKNMANLSVPWEALNLTIALTHRAEVLENPLQTYILGIIISICGNILISISLNIQKYAHVRQSQRASKPYYTSVLWWGGVLLMGVGELGNFAAYGFAPASLIAPLGCVSVIASAIISVIFLKETVCVSDILGSTLAITGTYVLVTFAPHTSTHITAHLVQFYAISWHFLLYLTIEVIIFCILLFLYTKKNMKHIVIVMLLVALLASLTVISVKAVSGMITESIKGHLQFIYPIFYVMFVIMVASCAFQIKFLNQAMKMFDATEVVPVNFVFFTASAIVAGIIFYQEFEGLALLNIFMFIFGCLLSFLGVFLIARNRPKAKQQDRNFIAMDTVPRRRQTDKVQPEAKTQTYGSLAAKLMCNRAGQTDES from the exons ACGTATATCCTGGGAATCATCATCTCTATTTGTGGGAACATCCTCATCAGCATTTCACTCAACATACAG AAATATGCCCACGTCCGTCAATCTCAGCGTGCCTCCAAGCCCTACTACACCTCTGTGCTGTGGTGGGGCGGTGTCCTTCTCATGGGTGTTGGGGAATTGGGTAATTTTGCCGCCTACGGCTTTGCTCCAGCATCTCTCATAGCCCCACTGGGTTGTGTGTCTGTCATAG CCAGCGCTATCATATCTGTGATTTTCCTGAAGGAGACGGTGTGCGTCTCGGACATTTTAG GTAGCACGCTGGCAATAACAGGAACCTACGTGCTCGTGACATTCGCCCCCCACACATCCACTCACATTACAGCTCATCTGGTCCAGTTCTACGCCATCAGCTGGCACTTCTTGCTCTACCTG ACAATAGAGGTCATCATCTTTTGCATCCTGCTCTTTCTCTACACCAAGAAGAATATGAAGCACATTGTCATTGTGATGCTGCTGGTGGCGCTGCTTG CTTCTCTGACGGTCATCTCAGTGAAGGCCGTGTCAGGAATGATCACAGAATCCATAAAAGGTCATCTGCAATTCATCTACCCAATCTTCTACGTCATGTTCGTCATCATGGTGGCATCTTGTGCTTTTCAAATCAA ATTTCTTAATCAGGCAATGAAGATGTTTGATGCCACAGAGGTTGTTCCCGTCAACTTTGTGTTTTTCACTGCAAGTGCCATCGTTGCAG GGATAATCTTTTACCAGGAATTTGAAGGCTTAGCATTgctgaatattttcatgttcATTTTCGG CTGCCTTCTGTCTTTCCTTGGAGTTTTCCTGATAGCCCGAAACAGACCAAAAGCAAAGCAACAAGATCGGAACTTTATTGCAATGGATACGGTCCCAA GGAGGAGACAAACAGACAAAGTGCAGCCTGAGGCGAAAACTCAGACATATGGATCGCTGGCAGCCAAGCTCATGTGTAACAGAGCTGGCCAAACAGACGAGTCTTAG